Proteins from one Prevotella sp. E2-28 genomic window:
- a CDS encoding long-chain fatty acid--CoA ligase: MQINSHLSRLVHDVAAKYGDREALIYKNFSGKEWKSCSWNQFSGIVKQVSNAMLAMGVGVQENLGIFSQNSVQYLFTDFGAWGIRAVTIPFYATSSEQQIQFMVNDAKIRFFFVGEQDQFDKARRIFPTCRSLERIIVFDPAVKLPADDPTVMSFTDFLKLGEGLNRQEEVEKRQQEATMDDIANILYTSGTTGDSKGVILSMGQFHAAMEANHKDVPVDENDRVMNFLPFTHIFERGWALLCITVGARLIVNTYPQEVQKSMREQHPTCMSSVPRFWEKVYHGVQEKIETSGAVQRKLFKHALEVGRKHNIEYLAAGKQPPMALHLEYELLNKTVFSLVRKELGLENAHFFPTAGATVSAHVEEFAHSIGLNMVVGYGLTESLATVTCDHLGKPFQVGSVGHPIQGIDIKISEESEVLLKGPTITRGYYNRDDITAQSFTPDGYFKTGDSGYIKDGELFLKDRIKDLFKTSNGKYIAPQMIESKLLVDKYIDQIAVIADQRKFVSALIVPEYKLLEEYARRNDIAYNNHEDLCKDKRIISMLAERIDTLQQQLAHYEQVKRFTLLPKPFSMQRGELTNTLKIKRRVLNENYKEQIEKMYEE, from the coding sequence ATGCAGATAAACAGCCATCTTTCCCGATTGGTGCATGATGTGGCTGCCAAGTATGGCGACCGCGAGGCGCTGATTTACAAGAACTTCAGTGGTAAAGAGTGGAAATCATGCTCGTGGAATCAGTTCTCGGGCATCGTAAAACAAGTATCTAATGCCATGCTGGCCATGGGTGTTGGCGTGCAGGAGAATCTGGGAATCTTCTCTCAGAATTCTGTTCAGTATCTGTTCACCGATTTTGGCGCTTGGGGCATCCGTGCCGTTACCATCCCGTTCTATGCCACCAGCAGTGAGCAGCAGATACAATTCATGGTCAATGATGCCAAGATCCGTTTCTTCTTTGTAGGTGAACAAGATCAGTTTGATAAGGCACGTCGTATCTTTCCAACTTGTCGTTCCTTGGAGCGTATCATTGTTTTTGACCCAGCAGTGAAACTCCCCGCTGACGATCCTACAGTGATGTCATTCACTGACTTCCTGAAATTAGGTGAGGGGTTGAATCGCCAGGAAGAGGTCGAGAAGCGCCAGCAGGAAGCTACGATGGATGATATTGCAAATATCCTTTATACCAGCGGAACAACAGGTGACTCAAAGGGCGTGATTCTTTCTATGGGACAGTTCCATGCTGCTATGGAGGCTAACCATAAGGATGTGCCTGTTGATGAGAACGATCGCGTGATGAATTTCCTGCCGTTTACGCATATCTTCGAGCGTGGTTGGGCATTACTTTGTATCACTGTGGGGGCTCGCCTTATTGTGAACACTTATCCGCAGGAGGTGCAGAAGTCCATGCGTGAACAGCATCCTACCTGTATGAGTAGTGTGCCACGTTTCTGGGAGAAAGTATATCATGGTGTTCAAGAGAAGATTGAGACCAGTGGCGCCGTACAGCGTAAACTCTTTAAACATGCGCTTGAGGTAGGCCGCAAACATAATATTGAGTATCTCGCAGCTGGTAAGCAGCCTCCTATGGCGTTGCATCTGGAGTACGAGTTGCTTAATAAGACTGTGTTCTCATTGGTACGTAAGGAATTGGGACTTGAGAATGCTCATTTCTTCCCCACGGCAGGTGCTACTGTATCGGCCCACGTAGAGGAATTTGCTCATAGCATTGGCTTAAATATGGTAGTGGGTTATGGCTTAACAGAGTCATTGGCAACTGTAACTTGCGACCATTTAGGAAAGCCCTTCCAGGTAGGTTCTGTAGGACATCCTATTCAGGGTATTGATATTAAGATTAGTGAAGAGAGCGAAGTACTTCTAAAAGGTCCAACCATCACTCGCGGCTATTATAATCGTGATGATATCACAGCTCAGTCGTTTACCCCTGATGGCTATTTCAAGACGGGCGACTCTGGTTATATCAAGGATGGTGAGCTCTTCTTGAAGGACCGTATCAAGGATCTCTTTAAGACTTCTAACGGAAAATATATCGCTCCGCAGATGATTGAGTCGAAACTTTTGGTTGATAAGTATATAGACCAGATTGCTGTTATTGCTGACCAGCGTAAGTTCGTCTCTGCCCTCATTGTGCCAGAGTACAAACTCTTAGAGGAATATGCTCGTCGTAATGACATTGCCTATAACAACCACGAGGACTTGTGTAAAGACAAGCGTATCATCAGTATGCTTGCAGAGCGTATTGATACCCTCCAGCAACAGCTGGCTCATTATGAGCAGGTGAAGCGTTTTACCCTGCTCCCCAAGCCCTTCTCTATGCAACGTGGTGAGCTGACTAACACGCTGAAAATCAAGCGTCGTGTGCTCAACGAGAACTACAAGGAACAAATTGAGAAAATGTACGAAGAATAA
- a CDS encoding ATP-binding protein: protein MEPKRLFKRKIYDQLLKWKQQSNGNSALLIEGARRIGKSTIVKTFAQNEYESFIFIDFTKCSKEVKDLFNDVSDLNYIFLRLQLIFGVQLIERKSLIVFDEVQFQPLARQAIKSFVEDHRYDYIETGSLISIRKNTKNILIPSEEERICMYPMDYEEFRWALGDTSTIPLLRTVWGNPHPLKEAHRKLMRDFRLYMLVGGMPQSVDAYMETNNFEMVDRAKRLILDLYDEDFGKIDPSGKAARIFAAIPAQLTSNASRYQISSVIPKARTEDYIELISEMEKTKTVNISHHCDDPNIGLGSTEDLESYKMFVGDTGLFVTLAFRDKAFTENVIYEKLLSDKLATNLGYLYENIVAQMLTASGNKLFYHSWPTESGKHNYEVDFLLSRGTKILPIEVKSSSYKTHASIDAFCKKFSSRITNERFLIYTKDYAREEAMKYLPAYLAYFL, encoded by the coding sequence ATGGAGCCTAAAAGACTTTTCAAACGTAAAATATACGACCAACTACTCAAGTGGAAGCAGCAAAGCAACGGGAATAGCGCTCTTCTCATTGAAGGTGCTCGTCGTATCGGCAAGTCAACCATAGTCAAGACCTTTGCTCAGAACGAGTATGAGTCCTTCATCTTTATCGATTTCACCAAATGTTCAAAGGAGGTCAAAGATCTCTTTAACGACGTATCTGATCTCAATTATATCTTCCTGAGGCTTCAACTGATTTTTGGCGTGCAATTAATTGAACGAAAATCTCTTATTGTCTTTGATGAAGTGCAATTCCAGCCTCTTGCTCGTCAGGCAATCAAGTCGTTTGTAGAAGACCATCGTTACGACTATATAGAAACAGGCTCCCTTATTTCTATTCGAAAGAATACAAAGAACATACTCATTCCCAGCGAAGAAGAACGTATCTGCATGTATCCAATGGATTATGAAGAGTTTCGTTGGGCATTAGGCGATACGTCTACAATCCCATTACTCCGTACAGTCTGGGGCAATCCACATCCATTAAAAGAAGCACATAGAAAACTGATGCGAGATTTCCGTCTCTATATGCTTGTTGGTGGTATGCCTCAGTCTGTGGATGCCTATATGGAGACGAATAACTTTGAGATGGTAGACCGAGCCAAAAGACTCATTTTAGACTTGTATGACGAGGATTTTGGAAAAATCGATCCGTCGGGAAAGGCAGCACGCATATTCGCTGCTATACCAGCCCAACTCACCAGCAATGCCTCTCGCTATCAGATTTCCAGTGTCATTCCCAAGGCAAGGACGGAAGATTATATAGAACTTATCTCTGAGATGGAGAAGACAAAAACAGTGAACATCTCACACCACTGTGATGATCCCAATATAGGTCTTGGAAGTACAGAGGATTTGGAGTCGTACAAAATGTTTGTTGGTGACACTGGTCTCTTTGTCACGTTGGCATTTAGGGATAAAGCATTTACAGAAAACGTCATCTACGAGAAACTTCTCAGCGATAAACTTGCCACTAACCTTGGATACCTATATGAGAATATCGTGGCTCAGATGCTTACAGCTTCCGGCAACAAACTGTTCTATCATTCATGGCCAACAGAAAGTGGGAAACACAATTATGAGGTCGATTTCCTGTTGTCTCGCGGGACTAAGATACTTCCAATCGAAGTTAAGTCCTCTTCATATAAAACACATGCATCCATAGATGCATTTTGCAAGAAATTCTCGTCGCGTATCACCAATGAGCGTTTTCTCATTTATACAAAGGATTATGCACGAGAGGAAGCGATGAAATATCTGCCTGCATATCTAGCATATTTCCTATAG
- a CDS encoding VanZ family protein, translated as MLQIIKKYPLSLLCIALVWYLSIWFLPPDYIELPSINFLDKWTHFVMYGGTCSVIWFEYLRHHQTTNKQKLFLWAWLAPVLMGGIIELVQAYCTTNRSGEWLDFGADAFGCTLAIGIGLGLKKMWKKS; from the coding sequence ATGTTGCAAATTATTAAGAAATACCCACTATCATTGCTCTGCATAGCATTAGTTTGGTACCTCTCCATATGGTTTTTACCACCAGATTATATAGAATTACCAAGCATCAATTTCCTTGATAAATGGACGCACTTCGTGATGTATGGCGGCACTTGCAGCGTCATCTGGTTCGAATATCTGCGCCACCATCAAACTACCAACAAGCAGAAACTCTTTCTTTGGGCTTGGCTAGCTCCAGTTTTAATGGGAGGAATCATAGAACTAGTGCAGGCTTATTGCACAACTAACCGCTCTGGCGAATGGCTCGACTTTGGCGCCGATGCCTTTGGCTGCACATTAGCCATCGGCATAGGATTAGGTCTCAAAAAAATGTGGAAGAAGAGTTAG
- a CDS encoding CYTH domain-containing protein, translating to MSGMEIERKFLVRGNDFKNRAHKSYRIKQGYISSGNGRTVRVRIRDNQGFLTIKGPSLDGGLSRYEFEKEISLEEAEQLFLICEPGVIDKTRYLVASGKHTFEVDEFYGDNEGLVIAEVELSAPDEPYEKPDFIGEEVTGDKRYYNSHLRKNPYKMWKNET from the coding sequence ATGAGTGGAATGGAGATAGAACGAAAATTCTTGGTGCGCGGCAATGATTTCAAAAACCGCGCACACAAGAGTTATCGTATTAAACAAGGTTATATCAGCAGTGGTAATGGGCGCACCGTGCGTGTCCGTATCCGCGACAATCAGGGCTTTTTAACGATTAAAGGACCTTCGCTCGACGGAGGCTTGAGTCGTTATGAGTTTGAAAAGGAAATCTCATTGGAAGAGGCTGAGCAGCTTTTCCTAATCTGTGAGCCTGGCGTAATAGATAAGACCCGCTATCTGGTAGCTAGTGGCAAACATACTTTCGAGGTCGATGAGTTTTATGGCGATAATGAAGGACTGGTGATAGCAGAGGTAGAACTCTCAGCACCAGATGAACCCTACGAAAAGCCTGATTTTATTGGCGAAGAGGTTACGGGCGATAAGCGATATTATAATTCGCACCTCAGAAAGAATCCTTATAAGATGTGGAAGAACGAGACCTAA
- a CDS encoding helix-hairpin-helix domain-containing protein, with the protein MKPSDLFYLNRHDRHILLVLLSVAVVAFGLMFLVDENEGEPTSSSPSSTSKTSKTSPARSTSHYYQQPSRRVERFAFDPNTADSTQLLRLGLQSWQVRNIYKYRAAGGIYRKKEDFAKLYGLTVKQYRELEPYIQISADYQPASTLVKEKQHVVYERDTLRYPVKIAEGEHIELNASDTSLYKKVPGVGSYYARKIAEYGRRLGGFVSANQLDEIENFPSDSKKYFSVNASGVHQLNVNRLSLNDLKRHPYINYYQAKAITDYRRLHGPLHSLNDLRLLPDFSAEAIKRLEPYVCF; encoded by the coding sequence ATGAAACCAAGCGACCTTTTTTATCTAAACCGTCACGACCGGCATATCTTGCTGGTGTTGCTCTCTGTGGCTGTTGTAGCCTTTGGCTTGATGTTTCTTGTGGATGAAAACGAAGGGGAGCCTACTTCTAGTTCTCCTAGTTCAACTAGTAAAACTAGTAAGACTAGTCCTGCTAGATCTACTAGTCATTACTACCAGCAGCCTTCGCGTCGAGTAGAGCGTTTTGCTTTTGACCCCAACACAGCAGATAGCACACAACTGCTCAGACTGGGCCTGCAATCTTGGCAAGTAAGGAATATCTATAAGTATAGGGCTGCGGGTGGTATCTATCGCAAGAAGGAAGATTTTGCGAAACTCTATGGCCTCACCGTCAAGCAGTATCGTGAACTGGAGCCCTATATCCAGATTTCTGCCGACTATCAGCCAGCTTCTACGCTGGTTAAGGAGAAACAGCATGTTGTGTACGAGCGTGATACCTTGCGCTATCCTGTGAAGATTGCTGAGGGCGAGCATATCGAGTTGAATGCATCAGACACGTCTTTATATAAAAAGGTGCCAGGCGTTGGTAGTTACTATGCACGTAAAATAGCCGAGTATGGGCGTCGGCTGGGTGGCTTTGTTAGTGCCAATCAGTTGGACGAGATTGAGAACTTCCCTTCCGACTCGAAGAAATACTTCTCTGTCAATGCTTCTGGTGTGCATCAACTAAATGTCAACCGCCTGTCATTGAATGATTTGAAGCGTCATCCATACATCAACTACTATCAGGCCAAAGCAATTACTGATTATCGTCGTCTGCATGGTCCTCTTCATTCTTTGAACGACCTGCGTCTCCTCCCTGACTTTTCTGCAGAGGCTATCAAGCGACTGGAGCCCTATGTCTGCTTCTAG
- the prfB gene encoding peptide chain release factor 2 encodes MITQDQLKDVLDRAEKLFHYLKIDQKQIEFEEEDLRTQAPDFWEDPKRAEEQMKKVKAIKKWIDGYNDVRTKADELQLAFDFYKDEMVTEEEVDEDYQKAIDAIEELELMNMLRQKEDPMDCVLKINSGAGGTEAQDWAQMLMRMYMRWAEAHGYKVTIANLLDGDEAGIKSVTMQIEGGEFAYGFLKSENGVHRLVRVSPYNAQGKRMTSFASVFVSPLVDDTIEVYVDPAKLSWDTFRSSGAGGQNVNKVESGVRLRYWYTDPDTGEEEEILIENTETRDQPKNKERAMALLRSQLYDRAMKKRLEAQAKIEAGKKKIEWGSQIRSYVFDDKRVKDHRTNFETRDVDAVMNGKLDGFIKAYLMEFPVSDED; translated from the coding sequence ATGATAACACAGGATCAATTAAAAGACGTATTAGACAGAGCAGAAAAACTGTTTCACTATCTGAAGATAGACCAGAAACAGATAGAATTCGAAGAAGAAGATCTTCGTACTCAGGCGCCTGACTTCTGGGAAGACCCCAAGCGTGCTGAGGAGCAGATGAAGAAAGTAAAAGCTATCAAGAAATGGATTGATGGCTATAATGACGTTCGTACCAAGGCCGATGAATTGCAACTGGCCTTCGATTTCTATAAGGATGAGATGGTTACGGAAGAAGAGGTCGATGAAGACTACCAGAAAGCCATTGATGCCATTGAAGAGTTGGAGTTAATGAATATGTTGCGCCAGAAGGAAGACCCCATGGACTGTGTATTGAAGATTAACTCTGGTGCTGGTGGTACTGAGGCTCAGGACTGGGCACAGATGCTGATGCGTATGTATATGCGTTGGGCTGAGGCTCATGGCTATAAGGTCACTATTGCCAACCTGCTTGACGGTGATGAGGCTGGTATCAAGAGTGTCACCATGCAGATTGAAGGTGGTGAGTTTGCCTATGGCTTCCTGAAGAGCGAGAATGGTGTGCACCGTCTGGTGCGTGTATCGCCTTATAATGCACAGGGTAAGCGTATGACGTCGTTTGCTTCTGTCTTTGTGTCACCCCTTGTTGATGATACCATCGAGGTATATGTTGACCCCGCTAAGTTGTCTTGGGATACCTTCCGTTCAAGTGGTGCTGGTGGTCAGAATGTGAACAAGGTAGAGTCAGGTGTACGCCTGCGTTACTGGTACACCGACCCTGATACAGGCGAGGAAGAGGAAATCCTCATTGAGAATACTGAGACGCGCGACCAGCCAAAGAACAAGGAGCGTGCTATGGCGCTGCTCCGTTCGCAACTTTATGACCGTGCCATGAAGAAACGTTTGGAAGCACAGGCTAAGATTGAGGCTGGTAAGAAAAAGATTGAATGGGGTTCGCAGATCCGTTCTTACGTCTTCGATGATAAGCGTGTGAAGGACCATCGTACAAACTTTGAGACGCGCGATGTTGATGCTGTGATGAATGGCAAGTTGGATGGTTTCATTAAGGCCTACCTGATGGAGTTCCCTGTAAGTGATGAAGATTAA
- a CDS encoding sodium-dependent transporter, which yields MTTERASFGTKLGIILATAGSAVGLGNVWRFPYMTGQNGGAAFILVYIACVIILGIPCMLNEFIIGRRAQANTARSYARLANGTPWRLIGLFGVFTGFLITGYYVVVSGWCLQYIYASAAGHLNGDANYVKTYFETFSSHPWKPILWMLIFMLICHFIISRGVEKGIEKGSKMMMPLLFILLVVIAVASCLLPGAGKGISFLFNPDFSKVDSNVLLGALGQAFYSLSVGMGCLCTYASYFKKETHLTKSAVQIVSIDSLIAILAGLMIFPAFFAIYPNAPELMSDPSQASQYCGPGLVFITLPSVFQQAFSGVPFLGEVVALLFYALLSLAALTSLMSLHEVSTAFFHEELKISRRWGATLVTVLCAVIGVFCSLSFGDGREWLMVGGKSIFNWFDFLTGQIFLPTGGLLTCLFLGWYVPKHIVKDEFTNGGTLRGRFFGIYLFAVRYVCPICILLIFLHQFGVI from the coding sequence ATGACTACAGAGAGAGCAAGTTTCGGAACAAAACTAGGCATTATTCTGGCTACAGCAGGTTCGGCGGTAGGCCTGGGTAATGTGTGGCGTTTTCCATATATGACAGGGCAGAACGGTGGTGCTGCTTTTATACTTGTATATATTGCATGTGTCATCATACTGGGTATTCCCTGTATGCTTAATGAGTTTATCATTGGACGCAGGGCTCAGGCTAATACGGCACGTTCTTATGCCCGCTTGGCGAATGGTACCCCCTGGCGACTCATTGGTCTCTTCGGTGTCTTTACAGGTTTCCTGATTACAGGCTATTATGTGGTAGTTTCAGGCTGGTGCCTTCAGTATATCTATGCCTCGGCAGCGGGCCATTTAAATGGCGATGCCAACTATGTAAAGACCTATTTCGAAACCTTCTCGTCACATCCTTGGAAACCCATCTTGTGGATGCTGATTTTTATGCTGATATGCCACTTCATTATTTCACGCGGTGTAGAGAAAGGTATTGAGAAAGGCTCAAAGATGATGATGCCCCTGCTCTTTATCTTGTTGGTGGTTATTGCTGTGGCCTCATGTCTGCTGCCAGGTGCAGGCAAGGGTATCTCGTTCTTGTTTAATCCTGATTTCTCTAAGGTGGACAGCAATGTGCTGCTGGGCGCTTTAGGACAGGCTTTCTATTCACTTAGCGTAGGTATGGGATGCTTGTGTACATACGCCAGCTATTTTAAGAAGGAGACACATCTCACGAAGTCGGCAGTTCAGATTGTAAGTATCGACTCGCTGATAGCCATCTTGGCAGGCCTGATGATATTCCCTGCCTTCTTTGCTATCTATCCTAACGCTCCAGAGTTAATGAGTGACCCCAGTCAGGCCAGTCAGTATTGTGGCCCAGGCTTGGTGTTCATCACGTTGCCCAGTGTCTTCCAACAGGCCTTCTCTGGTGTTCCCTTCTTGGGCGAAGTTGTAGCTTTGTTGTTCTATGCGTTGCTGTCGCTGGCAGCCCTGACATCATTGATGTCGCTCCATGAGGTCAGCACAGCTTTCTTCCATGAGGAGTTAAAGATTTCTCGTCGTTGGGGAGCAACCCTCGTCACAGTGTTGTGTGCTGTGATAGGTGTGTTCTGCTCTTTGTCGTTTGGCGATGGTCGTGAATGGCTGATGGTAGGCGGCAAGTCGATATTTAATTGGTTCGACTTCCTCACAGGTCAGATATTCTTGCCTACAGGCGGACTGCTCACCTGTTTATTCCTGGGCTGGTATGTTCCAAAGCATATTGTAAAAGATGAGTTTACTAATGGAGGCACGTTGCGTGGTCGTTTCTTTGGCATTTACCTGTTTGCCGTACGCTATGTATGTCCCATCTGTATTCTGCTTATCTTCCTGCATCAGTTTGGGGTGATTTGA